A part of Dysgonomonadaceae bacterium zrk40 genomic DNA contains:
- a CDS encoding IS6 family transposase codes for MTDRDPLYRRHRFPPEIIAHAVWLYFRFPLSLRMVEDLLAARGIIVSHQTDRLWAEKFGRTFANEIRRRSSGRLGDKWHLDEAVISIRGKKHWLWRAVDQDGFVLEVLVQSRRDTKAAKRLMRKLLKGQGRSPRVMITDKLRSYAAAKQKIMHGVEHRSHKGLNNRAENSHQPVRRRERIMKRFKSKRHLQRFVSIHDPIANLFHIPRHDISTSHHRELRASAMSIWAEIARI; via the coding sequence ATGACTGACCGAGATCCTCTTTACCGCCGCCATCGTTTTCCACCCGAAATCATCGCCCATGCGGTGTGGCTCTATTTCCGCTTTCCCCTGAGCCTGCGGATGGTAGAGGATTTGTTGGCGGCGCGTGGCATCATTGTCTCGCATCAGACCGACAGACTGTGGGCGGAGAAGTTTGGCCGGACCTTCGCCAACGAGATCCGTCGCCGGTCATCCGGGCGGCTTGGTGATAAGTGGCACCTAGATGAGGCCGTTATCTCGATCCGGGGCAAGAAGCATTGGCTATGGCGCGCCGTGGATCAGGACGGTTTCGTCCTGGAGGTCCTGGTGCAAAGCCGCCGCGACACCAAGGCGGCCAAGCGCCTGATGCGCAAGCTTTTGAAAGGCCAGGGACGATCGCCGCGCGTGATGATCACCGACAAGCTTCGCTCCTATGCAGCCGCAAAGCAGAAAATCATGCACGGCGTCGAGCACCGCTCGCATAAGGGCCTGAACAATCGGGCGGAGAATTCCCACCAGCCAGTCCGACGGCGAGAGCGGATCATGAAGCGCTTCAAGTCAAAGCGACATCTCCAACGCTTCGTTTCCATTCACGATCCGATCGCCAACCTCTTCCACATCCCTCGCCACGACATTTCCACCAGCCACCATCGCGAACTGCGCGCCTCAGCCATGAGCATATGGGCGGAAATCGCTCGGATTTAG
- a CDS encoding ATP-binding cassette domain-containing protein, protein MPDLPQPLLTLDHISFGGRIVRGASLSLYPGEVLCLVGKSGAGKSTMLRTAAGCLPPTKGQVLLSVDDGTPLSLYDLPEQALVPLRRRRFGFVAQDARDTLDLAASAAANIAQTLFDNGERHFGRALEAARHWFGALDLDEARMRDLPGAFSGGMQQRLQIARALVHEPDILLLDEPTTGLDTSAQARLLRLLSELQRRTDVAMLLVTHDLRIARLLAHRVIVLHEGRIVEEAPPDRLVADPCHPASRDLVASMI, encoded by the coding sequence GTGCCTGACCTACCGCAGCCCCTCCTGACGCTTGACCACATCTCCTTCGGCGGGCGCATCGTGCGAGGTGCTTCGCTTTCGCTCTATCCAGGCGAGGTTCTTTGTCTCGTTGGAAAATCCGGCGCGGGAAAGTCGACAATGCTGCGCACGGCGGCCGGATGCCTGCCTCCGACGAAGGGTCAGGTCCTGCTCTCCGTCGATGACGGGACGCCGCTGTCTCTCTACGATCTGCCGGAGCAGGCCCTCGTCCCGCTCCGCCGCCGGCGGTTCGGCTTCGTCGCACAGGATGCCCGCGATACGCTCGACCTGGCCGCGAGCGCTGCCGCCAACATCGCCCAGACGCTCTTCGACAATGGCGAACGCCACTTCGGCCGGGCCTTGGAGGCTGCACGGCACTGGTTTGGGGCACTGGACCTTGATGAAGCGCGGATGCGGGACCTGCCAGGCGCCTTTTCCGGCGGCATGCAGCAGCGGCTGCAAATCGCTCGCGCGCTCGTGCACGAGCCGGACATCCTGCTCCTGGACGAACCAACGACGGGCCTCGACACGTCCGCCCAGGCGCGGCTCCTGAGGCTCTTGTCCGAACTCCAGCGCCGGACGGACGTGGCGATGCTGCTCGTGACCCACGACTTGCGCATAGCCCGACTCCTCGCGCACCGCGTCATCGTTCTGCACGAGGGGCGGATCGTCGAGGAAGCGCCGCCGGACCGATTGGTTGCCGATCCCTGCCATCCAGCAAGTCGCGATCTCGTCGCGTCGATGATTTGA
- a CDS encoding ATP-binding cassette domain-containing protein, whose translation MTILCVEGLAKRYGDRTIGPATFTLTAGEVGLVVGGSGSGKSTLLDLIYGTRVASAGTAILDTGGWRRDLLTLSVVELISIRRSTIGYCTQFLTAIPGKSGLDLAREMAAPGTCLTEIEGLFEQLALPPHIWDLPAVTWSGGEKQRLNIALAALRRPRILLLDEPFASLDRPLHPIIWSFLSDLARAGTASLIGVHQTEDGIPTARTAISLDLTKG comes from the coding sequence ATGACGATCCTGTGTGTCGAAGGCCTTGCGAAACGTTATGGCGACCGGACAATCGGCCCGGCGACCTTCACGCTGACGGCGGGCGAGGTGGGACTGGTCGTCGGCGGCTCGGGCTCGGGAAAATCGACGCTGCTGGACCTTATCTACGGTACTCGCGTGGCGAGCGCGGGCACGGCGATCCTGGATACCGGCGGGTGGCGGCGCGATCTTCTCACCCTTTCCGTGGTGGAACTGATCTCGATCAGGCGTTCGACCATTGGCTATTGCACGCAGTTTCTGACAGCTATTCCGGGCAAGTCCGGACTCGACCTTGCCCGAGAGATGGCCGCGCCCGGCACTTGCCTCACCGAAATAGAAGGGCTCTTTGAGCAGTTGGCGCTGCCGCCACATATCTGGGACCTGCCTGCCGTGACCTGGTCCGGTGGAGAGAAGCAACGTCTCAACATCGCGCTCGCCGCCTTGCGGCGACCGCGAATACTTCTACTCGATGAGCCCTTCGCCTCGCTCGATCGACCGCTGCACCCCATCATTTGGTCTTTTCTATCGGACTTGGCGAGAGCGGGCACCGCGTCGCTCATCGGCGTGCACCAAACCGAGGACGGCATCCCAACGGCAAGGACAGCGATCTCACTGGATCTAACAAAAGGGTAG